A genomic window from Phycisphaerae bacterium includes:
- a CDS encoding glycosyltransferase family 2 protein — translation MMRLSIIAPCYNEADNIAELRRQLEAVARELTADSRYAIDDVEFVFVDDGSRDATLDKLKAWAGEDPRVRVVALSRNFGHQAALSAGIDHAIGDAVVVMDADLQHPPELILEFVRKWRAGYDLVYAYREGVRPRFGYRFINSLMKIHVPAEAADFRLMARPMVNAFRRMPEHARFIRGMISWLGFRQIGVGYTDRDRFAGERAFTVRQTAQMALNAVLSFSNLPLRVASLAGLVTILCGCSYAAFILYHYLFGDASKIQPGWTALIMTVLILGGVQLLCLGIIAEYIGRIFEEVKQRPLYVVRELIGKPRDHSDGE, via the coding sequence ATGATGCGCCTGTCTATCATCGCTCCCTGCTACAACGAGGCGGATAACATCGCCGAATTGCGACGACAACTCGAGGCAGTTGCCCGGGAACTGACGGCCGATTCCCGGTACGCGATCGACGACGTCGAGTTTGTCTTCGTGGATGACGGCAGCCGTGACGCGACGCTCGACAAGCTCAAAGCCTGGGCAGGCGAGGATCCGCGTGTCAGGGTGGTTGCCCTCTCTCGCAACTTCGGCCACCAGGCGGCGCTCTCGGCCGGCATCGATCATGCTATCGGTGACGCCGTCGTGGTCATGGACGCCGATCTTCAGCATCCCCCGGAGCTGATCCTGGAGTTCGTGCGAAAGTGGCGCGCGGGCTACGACCTCGTTTATGCGTACCGCGAAGGCGTCAGACCTCGTTTCGGGTACCGGTTCATCAACAGCCTGATGAAGATCCATGTTCCGGCCGAGGCCGCCGACTTCCGCCTTATGGCACGCCCTATGGTCAATGCCTTTCGGCGCATGCCCGAGCACGCCCGATTCATCCGCGGCATGATAAGTTGGCTTGGCTTCCGCCAGATTGGTGTCGGCTACACCGATCGCGACCGGTTCGCCGGCGAACGGGCTTTCACCGTTCGCCAGACCGCTCAAATGGCCCTCAATGCCGTGCTCTCTTTTTCGAACCTGCCGTTACGGGTTGCCTCCCTGGCCGGTTTGGTAACCATTCTTTGCGGCTGTTCCTATGCGGCCTTCATTCTTTATCATTACCTCTTCGGCGATGCGAGCAAGATCCAGCCGGGCTGGACCGCTTTGATCATGACCGTGCTGATCCTGGGCGGCGTGCAGCTTCTCTGTCTGGGAATCATCGCCGAATACATTGGTCGCATCTTCGAGGAGGTGAAGCAGCGGCCTTTGTACGTCGTCCGCGAACTCATAGGCAAGCCGCGTGACCACTCCGACGGCGAGTAA
- a CDS encoding GDSL-type esterase/lipase family protein, which yields MRLISTSATTFLFCVLLSTVLPACSESRPATPSRTAPATNTTAETGHDFARWERDIAAYEATDRIHPPPKGGVLFIGSSTIRRWKTLAEDFPDHQVLNRGFGGSQIIDAVHFAERIIFPYEPRMIVLRAGGNDIHAGKSPEQVFADYKAFVAKVHARLPNTQIVYISNNPTPARWPEWEANKTLNTLIENYTRQRPCLKYLETSDLVLRSDGQLREELFVADRLHYNAEGYRLLAERLRPLLPK from the coding sequence ATGAGACTCATCAGCACATCCGCGACGACATTCTTGTTTTGTGTCTTGCTGAGCACGGTTTTGCCTGCATGCTCCGAGTCGCGCCCGGCGACTCCAAGCCGGACTGCTCCGGCGACGAACACGACCGCCGAAACCGGGCATGACTTCGCCAGATGGGAAAGGGACATCGCGGCGTACGAAGCCACGGATCGAATTCACCCTCCGCCCAAAGGCGGCGTGCTCTTCATTGGGTCCTCCACGATCCGACGGTGGAAAACGCTCGCAGAGGATTTTCCCGATCACCAGGTGCTGAATCGCGGCTTCGGCGGGTCGCAAATCATCGATGCCGTCCACTTCGCCGAGCGCATCATCTTCCCGTACGAACCGCGGATGATCGTCCTCCGCGCCGGCGGCAATGACATTCATGCAGGCAAGTCCCCGGAGCAGGTCTTCGCCGACTACAAAGCTTTTGTCGCCAAGGTTCATGCGAGATTGCCGAACACACAAATCGTGTACATCTCAAACAACCCCACGCCCGCCCGTTGGCCCGAATGGGAGGCCAACAAGACGCTCAATACCCTCATCGAGAACTACACCCGTCAACGGCCGTGCCTCAAGTACCTGGAAACGTCCGATCTGGTCTTGAGATCCGACGGCCAGCTCCGTGAGGAATTGTTCGTCGCCGATAGGCTTCACTACAACGCAGAGGGGTACCGATTGCTTGCCGAGCGTCTGCGGCCTTTGCTGCCGAAGTAG
- a CDS encoding beta-galactosidase has product MESFNGRPMLFINGEPTTEFWCYGDPGAIEDFVSAGIRICQFHVPFPSWWTGPEQYDFGPTDEKIEEFCARAGSVLLMPRVNFGYVGEEWWGDSHPDELAVGLDPDGKPVDYRQVRSLPVGCWFSSGSQEWTRDAARAMHAFVTHCEERFGDRILGYQIGGGISAEWFRWWYFVEDVYEDYSPAAREAFRRYLRNRYGDDMALRRAWNRPDVCLATAEVPSPRKLRQPAECYFRDPAIERDVVDWLECLSEANAGQIMTLAKVAKEACRWQKLVGTFYGYLWPHWNTRSPARAGHMALRRILNEKAIDFISSPYHYDNRHLGGFHHSQTVPQTIERAGKLHLDEIDTSTHLAKPPRIAGRSCGLPRNAEESCRLLRRDAASVLGTAGTGWWMDLYNDRWYADLEIQAEIRRLQRLAVQSREWDCDSHAELAVVVDDRSSAWCHPTSSLNQFFTSVARQMEWSDLGFPLDTLTAWEVGRYGRARVYLFLNCWFMDGDLRREIIQRVRRPGVTSVWFHGCGFIEKNRCDVANVTELVGIRMRYLPEPALPEIELIPGSDPVVEDAYTPRSFGARLSDDRTDRMLDGPAAHWDAARTPRFAVDDPQARVIGRYVGGREPALAIVEKQGWRSVFCGAPMLPGWLLARLARRSGVHAYTSPGAQVFHRGPLISVYKPQAGLLRVEAPAGMLIQPLMFAETQQVWRPDPRTKPCASVETPFEASETRFYVACDSSGRELPMGAAGNRSAE; this is encoded by the coding sequence GTGGAATCGTTCAACGGCCGGCCGATGCTTTTCATCAACGGCGAGCCCACGACCGAGTTCTGGTGTTATGGCGACCCCGGGGCCATCGAGGATTTCGTCAGCGCCGGTATACGCATCTGCCAGTTTCACGTGCCGTTCCCATCATGGTGGACCGGGCCTGAACAATATGACTTCGGGCCGACCGACGAGAAGATCGAGGAATTCTGCGCGCGGGCGGGGTCCGTTCTGCTGATGCCGAGAGTCAACTTCGGTTACGTCGGCGAGGAATGGTGGGGAGACAGTCATCCCGACGAGCTGGCGGTAGGCCTGGACCCGGACGGTAAACCCGTGGATTACCGGCAGGTGCGAAGCCTTCCGGTGGGCTGCTGGTTCTCATCCGGCTCGCAGGAGTGGACGCGGGATGCAGCGCGAGCCATGCACGCGTTCGTAACGCATTGTGAAGAACGCTTCGGCGACCGCATACTGGGATACCAGATCGGCGGTGGTATCTCGGCGGAGTGGTTTCGCTGGTGGTATTTTGTCGAGGACGTTTATGAGGATTACTCGCCGGCGGCCCGCGAGGCGTTCCGGCGATACCTGCGGAACCGATACGGCGATGATATGGCTTTGCGCAGGGCGTGGAACCGGCCTGACGTCTGCCTGGCAACGGCCGAAGTGCCGTCGCCGAGAAAGCTGAGACAACCCGCGGAGTGCTATTTCCGCGATCCGGCGATCGAACGCGACGTCGTCGACTGGCTGGAGTGTCTGAGCGAGGCGAACGCCGGGCAGATCATGACGCTGGCTAAAGTAGCCAAGGAGGCCTGCCGGTGGCAGAAGCTGGTGGGCACGTTCTACGGCTATCTCTGGCCGCACTGGAACACGCGCAGCCCGGCGCGTGCCGGACACATGGCCCTGCGGCGGATTCTCAACGAGAAGGCAATCGACTTCATCAGCTCGCCCTACCACTATGACAATCGCCACCTGGGCGGATTTCATCACAGCCAGACCGTGCCGCAGACAATCGAACGGGCGGGCAAGCTGCATCTCGACGAGATCGACACCTCGACGCATCTGGCCAAGCCGCCCAGAATTGCCGGCAGATCCTGCGGCTTGCCGCGGAACGCGGAGGAGAGCTGTCGACTCCTTCGCCGGGACGCGGCCAGTGTACTGGGCACGGCGGGGACCGGGTGGTGGATGGACCTGTACAACGACCGCTGGTACGCTGACCTCGAAATCCAGGCCGAGATCCGACGGTTGCAACGCCTCGCTGTCCAGAGCCGCGAGTGGGACTGCGATTCTCATGCCGAGCTGGCCGTGGTTGTGGATGATCGCAGCTCTGCCTGGTGTCATCCGACAAGTTCGCTGAATCAGTTCTTCACATCCGTGGCGCGTCAAATGGAGTGGAGCGACCTGGGTTTCCCCCTGGATACGCTCACGGCCTGGGAGGTCGGCCGGTATGGACGGGCCCGCGTGTATCTGTTCCTGAACTGCTGGTTTATGGACGGCGATCTGCGACGGGAGATCATACAACGCGTGCGTCGGCCAGGAGTGACATCCGTTTGGTTCCATGGCTGCGGGTTCATCGAGAAGAATCGGTGCGACGTGGCAAACGTCACCGAATTGGTGGGCATCCGTATGCGTTACCTGCCGGAGCCGGCACTGCCGGAGATCGAGTTGATTCCGGGCAGCGACCCCGTTGTTGAAGATGCATATACCCCCCGTTCTTTCGGAGCAAGGCTGAGCGATGACCGCACTGACCGCATGCTGGACGGTCCGGCGGCCCACTGGGATGCCGCCCGGACGCCGAGATTCGCCGTGGACGACCCGCAGGCGAGGGTCATCGGACGCTATGTCGGCGGGAGGGAACCGGCGTTGGCGATCGTGGAAAAGCAGGGCTGGCGAAGCGTCTTCTGCGGAGCGCCGATGCTGCCCGGCTGGTTGCTCGCCCGCCTGGCCAGGCGAAGCGGCGTTCACGCTTACACGTCGCCGGGCGCGCAGGTGTTTCATCGCGGACCGCTGATTTCGGTGTACAAGCCACAAGCAGGGTTGCTCAGGGTTGAGGCGCCTGCCGGGATGCTGATTCAACCGCTGATGTTCGCCGAGACTCAACAGGTATGGCGACCCGATCCGCGCACGAAGCCCTGTGCCTCGGTGGAAACGCCGTTCGAGGCAAGCGAAACCAGGTTCTATGTCGCGTGCGACTCTTCCGGCAGGGAGTTGCCAATGGGAGCGGCCGGCAACCGGTCTGCTGAGTGA
- a CDS encoding beta-galactosidase — protein sequence MSNVFDQQAMIGGELHYGRVQRRHWGTLLDAAGELGVEVLATYIIWEMHEHREGEYDFALLHEFLAEVEKRGFKLLARPGPFCYSEWRNLGIPDHAIPFGKHHAEFRRKASHWIRAVMAEIRPYLNRLIVAVQADNEIDPMPHFYGEDQGFGQWLRAKYGTIEKLNRAWGTCYADFTEPIPTLTPFFEDQRLRDGCRYRYDLATDYARWVVQEYRAHGCDVPILLNTWPGVDAQHWHDLADLVDFYGIDPYPSNECQADYRYFRERLRLLRAVTAKPYIAEFGSGIWHGMPNREYTPDHYRLTALTALAGGVRGWNWYMLHDRDNWHGAPMNERGVLRPDLAEAFKQAVRWFHLFRDAPPPKASCAVAWSWHYHQLAQIRKRDVDDPLFEVLHGMGLEYDFVDVDRTFEPPALLLAAGQIEQPQRLWEYVEQGGNLVLFQHLIDGCLRPDGTSHPGANRLEVSLGFVCDGPVFDYRRPPGTPITARQLRITADDDQQRLWDLAADRTYTTGYIEQRGRGTVMVVGCPPSRDAILAVHRYFGIAIPVLPLTPGVHAAARGDKIIVMNPGEARTAKLMIDGATHNVDLPRCSGVVLQADGRGGFRCIA from the coding sequence ATGTCGAACGTCTTTGATCAGCAGGCAATGATTGGCGGTGAGCTGCACTATGGCCGTGTCCAGCGACGGCATTGGGGGACGCTCCTCGACGCGGCTGGGGAACTCGGTGTCGAGGTGCTGGCGACGTACATCATCTGGGAGATGCACGAACACCGGGAGGGCGAATACGACTTCGCCCTGCTGCACGAGTTCCTGGCCGAGGTCGAAAAGCGGGGCTTCAAGCTGCTCGCGCGACCCGGGCCCTTTTGCTACTCCGAGTGGCGCAACCTCGGAATCCCCGACCATGCCATTCCCTTTGGCAAGCATCACGCGGAGTTCCGCCGCAAGGCGAGCCATTGGATCCGGGCCGTCATGGCCGAGATTCGCCCGTATCTGAACCGCCTGATCGTGGCCGTGCAGGCGGACAATGAGATCGACCCCATGCCGCATTTCTACGGGGAGGATCAGGGTTTCGGGCAGTGGCTGCGGGCGAAATACGGTACCATCGAAAAACTGAACCGCGCGTGGGGCACCTGTTACGCCGATTTCACCGAACCGATCCCGACATTGACACCATTCTTCGAAGATCAGCGGCTGCGGGACGGTTGTCGCTACCGATACGATTTGGCCACGGACTACGCACGATGGGTCGTCCAAGAGTACCGGGCTCATGGTTGCGATGTGCCCATACTGCTGAACACTTGGCCGGGCGTCGACGCCCAGCACTGGCATGATCTGGCTGACTTGGTGGATTTCTACGGGATCGATCCCTACCCTTCCAACGAGTGTCAGGCGGATTACCGCTACTTTCGTGAACGGCTGCGCCTGTTGCGGGCCGTGACCGCCAAGCCCTACATCGCCGAATTTGGCAGTGGTATCTGGCATGGCATGCCCAACCGTGAATACACGCCGGACCATTACCGGCTCACCGCCCTGACGGCTCTGGCCGGCGGCGTCCGTGGCTGGAACTGGTACATGTTGCACGATCGGGACAACTGGCACGGAGCACCCATGAACGAGCGCGGCGTGCTGCGGCCCGATCTGGCGGAGGCCTTCAAGCAGGCGGTGCGCTGGTTTCATTTGTTCAGGGACGCGCCCCCGCCAAAGGCATCCTGCGCGGTCGCATGGTCCTGGCATTACCACCAGCTCGCGCAGATTCGCAAACGTGACGTGGACGATCCCTTGTTCGAGGTGCTTCACGGAATGGGGCTGGAATACGATTTTGTGGATGTAGATCGCACGTTTGAACCACCGGCGCTGCTGCTGGCGGCCGGGCAGATCGAGCAGCCCCAACGTCTCTGGGAATATGTGGAGCAAGGTGGGAACCTGGTGCTGTTTCAACATTTGATCGACGGGTGCTTACGGCCTGACGGGACAAGTCATCCGGGGGCCAACCGACTGGAGGTCTCGCTGGGCTTCGTTTGCGATGGGCCCGTCTTTGATTATCGCAGGCCACCAGGCACCCCGATCACGGCTCGACAACTGCGGATCACGGCTGATGACGACCAGCAGCGGTTGTGGGATCTGGCCGCCGACCGCACTTACACAACAGGATACATCGAGCAGCGCGGGCGTGGGACGGTCATGGTCGTAGGGTGCCCGCCAAGCCGAGACGCGATTCTTGCCGTTCATCGATACTTCGGCATCGCGATCCCGGTACTGCCCTTGACGCCGGGCGTACATGCCGCCGCGCGGGGTGACAAGATCATCGTGATGAACCCGGGTGAGGCGCGGACGGCCAAGCTGATGATCGACGGCGCCACCCACAACGTGGACCTTCCACGCTGCTCGGGGGTCGTGCTGCAGGCCGACGGCCGCGGGGGCTTCCGGTGCATCGCCTGA